One Candidatus Flexicrinis proximus DNA window includes the following coding sequences:
- a CDS encoding NAD(P)-dependent oxidoreductase, producing MKRIVVTGGSGKAGRAVVRDLVARDYDVLNVDVVQSIDAQARFLKIDLTDFGQAVDALRNADAVVHLAAIPAPGLLADHITFDVNINSTYNVFAAAALLKLKRVVWASSETTLGLPFDNPVPHYAPIDELHPLYPQSSYALSKVASEEMARHFSRWSGIPFIGLRFSNIMEKSDYARFETWQDTPLTRKWNLWGYVDANDVAQSCRLGLTADISGAEAFIIASADTVMRRSNAELMAEVFPGVPLKAGTGEHDTLLSVDKARQMLGYQPGAWWR from the coding sequence ATGAAACGTATTGTCGTTACTGGTGGAAGTGGTAAGGCTGGCCGTGCGGTAGTTCGAGATCTGGTGGCACGTGACTATGATGTTTTAAATGTTGACGTTGTGCAGTCCATTGATGCTCAGGCTCGTTTCCTGAAGATTGACCTAACGGATTTTGGACAAGCTGTCGACGCACTAAGAAACGCAGACGCAGTAGTACACTTAGCAGCGATTCCAGCACCTGGACTGCTTGCTGATCACATCACGTTCGACGTCAACATCAACAGCACCTATAACGTCTTTGCAGCGGCCGCCTTGTTGAAGCTAAAGCGGGTCGTCTGGGCCTCCAGCGAAACGACGCTGGGGTTACCTTTCGACAATCCCGTTCCGCATTATGCTCCCATTGACGAACTACATCCCTTGTACCCCCAGTCAAGCTACGCACTATCCAAGGTTGCCAGCGAAGAAATGGCCCGGCACTTCAGCCGCTGGTCCGGTATCCCTTTTATTGGCCTACGCTTCTCCAACATCATGGAGAAAAGTGACTACGCCAGGTTCGAGACATGGCAGGACACCCCCCTGACCCGGAAGTGGAACCTTTGGGGCTACGTCGATGCTAACGATGTGGCCCAAAGCTGCCGCCTCGGCCTAACGGCCGATATCTCCGGCGCTGAAGCCTTCATTATTGCGTCAGCCGATACCGTTATGCGCAGATCAAACGCGGAACTCATGGCTGAAGTATTCCCTGGCGTGCCGCTGAAAGCCGGAACCGGTGAACACGACACCCTCCTAAGTGTCGATAAAGCCAGGCAAATGCTGGGGTACCAGCCTGGCGCATGGTGGCGTTAG
- a CDS encoding VOC family protein, with translation MSRLPNDITLGPVKVSVGNLARAADFYTGVLGFEQLSSSPGTVLLGAGVKTLIALFEKPGAKPQPRHSTGLYHIAVLLPTRADLARLIIHLAQTKYPLSGYSDHLVSEAFYLNDPDGNGLELYRDRPRSEWPRADGGMVRMDNAPIDFDDFFATAEQEAKTWSGMPAGTSIGHLHLKVGHSDLARNFYGDVIGFDVMAYFPGAAFVSAGGYHHHLGMNQWESRGATEPPEDSVGLIEWSIVVPDAATLGEIEKRALEASALLERGEAFVLIEDPWHTKVRVTTG, from the coding sequence GTGTCGCGCTTGCCTAATGACATCACTCTTGGCCCTGTGAAGGTCTCAGTGGGAAATCTAGCCCGTGCAGCTGATTTCTACACTGGCGTACTCGGGTTTGAGCAACTTTCCAGCAGTCCGGGTACAGTATTGTTGGGCGCTGGTGTAAAGACGCTTATAGCGCTCTTCGAAAAACCCGGCGCAAAGCCCCAACCGCGCCACAGTACGGGGCTATATCACATCGCAGTTCTGTTGCCCACTCGGGCAGACCTTGCGCGCCTGATCATTCATCTTGCGCAGACTAAGTACCCGCTATCCGGTTATTCAGATCACCTCGTGAGTGAAGCCTTTTACCTGAACGATCCAGATGGTAATGGGTTGGAACTCTATCGCGACCGGCCACGAAGTGAATGGCCAAGGGCAGACGGTGGCATGGTGCGAATGGACAATGCGCCGATTGACTTTGATGATTTCTTCGCTACGGCTGAGCAGGAAGCCAAGACATGGTCGGGGATGCCTGCCGGTACGAGTATCGGTCATCTCCACCTCAAAGTGGGCCACTCGGACCTGGCGCGAAATTTCTATGGTGACGTGATCGGGTTTGATGTGATGGCCTATTTCCCCGGTGCCGCGTTCGTTTCTGCGGGCGGCTATCATCACCATCTTGGCATGAACCAGTGGGAGAGCCGAGGAGCCACAGAGCCGCCAGAAGACTCGGTCGGACTCATCGAGTGGTCAATCGTAGTTCCTGACGCTGCTACGCTCGGTGAGATCGAGAAACGCGCTTTGGAGGCTAGTGCGCTGTTGGAGCGGGGAGAGGCGTTTGTACTCATCGAAGACCCGTGGCACACGAAAGTGCGAGTTACCACCGGTTGA
- a CDS encoding type IIA DNA topoisomerase subunit B, whose protein sequence is MTTSQDRKTAGAEIRAYDESSIQKLNPLEHVRLRPGMYVGGKDVRALHHLVYEVVDNAIDEALAGRCDTIVVTLMDDNWVSVSDNGVGIPVGMHPTEKKSTLEVVMTEIGAGAKFDGSAYKVSGGLHGVGVSAVNALSDEFVSEVRRDGYLWRQTYRAGRPVTKVEQVRPLEDGESTGTTQSFHADYTVMDFNEFSYETLKARFREMAFVTRKVTLTLRDERVQPIPREVTFYFEGGLASFVRWLNRNREMLHDPVYADRNVEVQNEHGNKSIGVEVAFQYTDASTETELAFANTINTPDGGSHLTGLRSAVTSVINRYARKNGYIKEKDANFGGSDTLEGLTAIVSIKHPEPQFESQTKVKLLNPEVQGAVSQVVSEALGDFLELNPREARKIIDKCMTSKRAREAAKKARDLVRSGPSLLESSTLPGKLADCSAHGDNAEVYIVEGDSAGGTAKQGRDRHFQAVLPLRGKILNTERARLDKMLDNNEIKSLISALGTGISDDFTVEKLRYGRIIIMTDADVDGSHIRTLLLTFFFRHMRPMIEEGHLYIAQPPIYRLKNGKDIEYLYNEAGLTEQELLTKGLAKYKHPERLQVQRYKGLGEMNAEQLWETTMNPEARTLLQVRIEDAAEADRVFDMLMGSAVPPRRRFIQTHAKRVRNLDI, encoded by the coding sequence ATGACGACAAGTCAAGACCGCAAAACCGCAGGCGCGGAAATCCGGGCCTACGATGAATCCAGCATCCAGAAACTGAATCCGCTCGAACACGTCCGCCTCCGTCCTGGCATGTACGTAGGTGGTAAGGACGTTCGCGCGCTTCATCACTTGGTTTATGAAGTTGTTGATAATGCGATTGACGAGGCGCTTGCAGGTCGTTGCGATACGATTGTCGTGACGCTGATGGACGACAATTGGGTCTCGGTCTCGGACAACGGTGTTGGTATTCCTGTCGGAATGCATCCGACCGAAAAGAAGTCCACGCTCGAAGTTGTAATGACCGAAATAGGTGCCGGCGCAAAATTCGACGGCAGTGCGTATAAAGTGTCGGGCGGTCTGCATGGCGTCGGTGTTTCGGCGGTCAATGCACTATCTGACGAGTTCGTCTCCGAGGTCCGTCGCGATGGCTACTTGTGGCGTCAGACCTACCGTGCCGGCCGTCCTGTAACCAAGGTCGAACAGGTTCGGCCCCTCGAAGACGGCGAGTCCACTGGCACGACGCAATCGTTTCATGCCGATTACACGGTGATGGATTTCAACGAATTCAGCTACGAGACGCTAAAAGCCCGCTTCCGCGAAATGGCCTTCGTCACGCGCAAAGTGACGCTTACGCTCCGCGATGAGCGCGTACAGCCGATCCCGCGCGAGGTCACATTCTATTTTGAGGGCGGGCTTGCCTCGTTTGTGCGGTGGCTGAATCGAAATCGCGAAATGCTGCACGATCCGGTGTATGCGGATCGCAATGTTGAAGTCCAAAACGAGCATGGCAACAAGTCTATCGGTGTTGAGGTGGCGTTTCAGTATACGGATGCCTCGACGGAAACCGAGTTGGCATTCGCAAATACTATCAATACACCGGACGGCGGCTCACATTTGACCGGCCTTCGTTCAGCCGTCACAAGCGTCATCAACCGCTATGCGCGCAAGAATGGGTACATCAAGGAAAAGGATGCGAACTTCGGCGGCAGTGATACGCTGGAAGGCTTGACGGCGATTGTAAGTATCAAGCATCCAGAGCCGCAGTTCGAGAGCCAGACTAAAGTTAAACTCCTGAACCCGGAAGTCCAGGGGGCGGTCTCCCAGGTTGTCAGCGAAGCGCTTGGCGATTTTCTTGAGCTAAACCCGCGCGAGGCGCGCAAGATAATCGATAAGTGCATGACCAGCAAGCGTGCGCGCGAAGCGGCCAAAAAGGCCCGCGATCTCGTGCGCAGTGGGCCAAGCCTGCTCGAGAGTTCTACGCTCCCCGGGAAGCTGGCAGACTGTTCTGCACACGGCGATAATGCTGAGGTTTACATCGTCGAAGGCGATAGTGCAGGCGGCACTGCCAAACAAGGGCGGGACAGGCACTTTCAGGCTGTTTTGCCGCTGCGGGGCAAGATATTGAATACCGAACGCGCCCGCCTCGACAAGATGCTGGACAACAATGAAATTAAGTCCCTGATTTCCGCGCTTGGAACGGGGATCAGCGACGATTTCACCGTTGAGAAACTGCGCTATGGCCGCATCATCATCATGACGGATGCCGATGTCGACGGCAGCCATATCCGTACCCTTCTGCTGACCTTCTTCTTCCGCCACATGAGACCAATGATCGAAGAAGGGCATCTCTATATCGCGCAACCGCCGATCTACAGGCTCAAAAACGGTAAAGACATTGAGTACCTGTACAACGAAGCGGGTTTGACGGAGCAGGAACTTCTCACCAAGGGACTGGCAAAGTACAAGCACCCGGAGCGCCTTCAGGTCCAGCGTTACAAGGGTCTGGGTGAGATGAACGCTGAGCAGCTCTGGGAAACTACTATGAATCCCGAAGCGCGTACGCTTCTGCAGGTCAGGATCGAGGACGCCGCTGAAGCTGATCGTGTATTCGATATGCTCATGGGCAGCGCGGTGCCTCCGCGTCGGCGCTTCATTCAGACCCACGCTAAGCGAGTCCGGAATCTCGATATCTAG
- a CDS encoding SPFH domain-containing protein: MRIIDVVDHTNVVDDELVFRVPQEGSGDLRFGSQLIVGESQAAIFVRAGQALDAFGPGRHTLSVANLPILSGLIGLATSGRTPFTADVYFVNLKDMPQVGWGTVKPIYIEVKTGLGIMLLRTHGVMELKVSDPMRFLKQYGIGKPVTMLKDIKERMQTILLGELNSILLNSGVDSLISANRVLEDLEGAALVTLNEKFDQLGVQIKAFESNPFDTVNVPVDELRDLVPMEIWLNVLERTKRLDIGMAAAQNPGMGGALAGAGVGLGVGQGLGAALNPNQQNTELQSMQNQMMQQQMMMNQMMQQMMNNNQQAQQPAPAAPAASSPNPQTKEEVQALIDQLDVKLMSGEITEAVYNRLLAKWEDRLKGM; encoded by the coding sequence ATGCGCATAATTGATGTTGTTGATCATACCAACGTCGTCGACGACGAACTGGTATTTCGCGTACCCCAGGAGGGAAGCGGTGACTTGCGCTTTGGCTCCCAACTAATTGTGGGCGAGAGTCAGGCTGCGATATTTGTTCGCGCCGGTCAGGCCCTCGACGCCTTCGGTCCCGGTCGTCATACGCTAAGTGTTGCGAACCTTCCAATCCTTTCTGGCTTGATTGGACTCGCGACAAGCGGCCGCACGCCGTTTACTGCAGACGTGTACTTCGTTAACCTGAAGGACATGCCGCAAGTAGGGTGGGGAACCGTTAAGCCGATCTATATCGAGGTGAAGACCGGTCTTGGCATCATGCTGCTTCGTACGCACGGCGTGATGGAACTCAAAGTCAGCGATCCGATGCGATTTCTCAAACAGTATGGCATCGGAAAACCGGTGACCATGCTCAAGGACATCAAAGAGCGGATGCAGACGATCTTGCTCGGAGAACTGAACAGCATTCTTCTGAACTCCGGCGTGGATTCTCTGATTAGCGCTAACCGCGTCCTGGAAGACCTCGAAGGCGCGGCGCTAGTAACGCTGAACGAGAAGTTTGACCAGCTAGGGGTTCAGATCAAGGCCTTCGAGTCCAATCCTTTTGATACGGTCAATGTGCCGGTAGATGAACTCCGCGACCTGGTGCCAATGGAGATTTGGCTCAATGTCCTGGAGCGCACGAAGCGACTCGATATTGGTATGGCCGCCGCCCAAAACCCAGGAATGGGCGGGGCACTTGCAGGGGCAGGCGTCGGACTGGGAGTGGGTCAAGGCCTCGGTGCTGCGCTAAATCCGAACCAGCAAAACACCGAGCTTCAATCTATGCAAAATCAAATGATGCAGCAGCAGATGATGATGAATCAGATGATGCAGCAGATGATGAACAACAATCAGCAGGCGCAGCAGCCGGCCCCGGCGGCGCCCGCGGCGTCCTCGCCCAACCCCCAGACGAAAGAAGAGGTGCAGGCTCTGATCGACCAACTGGATGTCAAGTTGATGAGCGGTGAGATTACAGAGGCAGTCTATAACCGCCTCCTCGCCAAGTGGGAAGACCGCCTCAAGGGGATGTAG
- a CDS encoding LysM peptidoglycan-binding domain-containing protein, which produces MARRILAAGYTVLMLVALCVSGPVSAQTSATATASSGQTYVVQAGDNLSRIAQRFGLSMSAIMSANGITDPNLIRLGQTLIIPLAPAATPTAATSSATPASTSSSPNVEPTAVFDTVLGGDTLASIARRNGTTLEELIRLNNIVNPDLILVGQRIIVRAGRITSTQQPGDELLSPASFGTGLSIFVQDQPPSMVVEQLSELPLDWVKIDVSWSAVEPSPGVYNFVVLDEAVDALNRINVSVLFTVFGTPVWARSITQEDGPPDNFEAFAGFAGALSEHFAGRVAAYQIWNEPNLRRQWSSERHRIDPASYFDLLRQAYSAIKAEDPSALVVSAGLAPTGFNDGVNALNDRLYLQSLYDLGLQSVTDAVAVHAVGFANPPDADCCQKSDGVETHFENRSFYFKNTLQDYRAITEANGDTRPLWITKFGWGTSEDTDTPGEGFVYVSYNSLVEQATYIPGAFSLAQQLGFVGPMFLYNFNGCQFSVARPEECYFSLLGPSGAPRASFNTLRAMR; this is translated from the coding sequence ATGGCGCGGCGGATTTTGGCGGCAGGATATACAGTTTTGATGTTAGTTGCGCTGTGCGTCAGCGGTCCTGTCAGCGCGCAGACATCAGCCACGGCTACTGCATCCTCAGGGCAAACTTACGTGGTGCAGGCAGGAGATAATCTCTCTCGTATTGCGCAACGTTTCGGATTGAGCATGAGCGCTATCATGAGCGCCAACGGAATTACTGATCCGAACCTGATTCGGCTCGGGCAAACGCTGATCATTCCTCTCGCGCCTGCAGCAACACCGACCGCCGCGACATCGTCAGCGACGCCAGCGTCCACTAGTTCCAGTCCCAATGTCGAGCCCACTGCCGTTTTCGATACCGTCCTCGGCGGGGACACGCTTGCAAGTATCGCGCGCCGCAACGGCACGACACTCGAAGAGCTCATCCGCCTGAACAACATCGTCAACCCCGATCTCATTCTGGTCGGACAGCGGATCATTGTTCGTGCCGGTCGAATTACGTCGACGCAGCAGCCCGGAGACGAACTGCTCTCGCCTGCATCGTTCGGTACGGGGTTGTCGATCTTCGTTCAAGACCAGCCGCCATCGATGGTGGTCGAACAGCTTTCAGAACTGCCGCTAGACTGGGTCAAGATCGACGTTTCGTGGTCAGCCGTTGAACCGTCGCCGGGAGTGTATAATTTCGTCGTGCTTGATGAGGCAGTCGACGCGCTAAACCGGATCAACGTAAGCGTGCTGTTCACCGTTTTCGGTACGCCCGTATGGGCACGGTCGATCACACAAGAGGATGGGCCTCCCGACAATTTCGAGGCCTTCGCAGGATTTGCCGGGGCGCTGTCCGAGCACTTCGCCGGGCGTGTGGCAGCCTATCAGATCTGGAACGAGCCGAACCTGCGGCGTCAGTGGTCAAGTGAGCGGCACCGAATCGATCCCGCGAGTTATTTCGACCTCCTGCGGCAGGCATACAGCGCGATCAAGGCAGAAGACCCGTCCGCACTCGTCGTTTCGGCAGGTCTTGCTCCGACCGGTTTCAATGACGGCGTAAATGCGCTCAATGACCGCTTATATCTACAGTCCTTGTACGACCTGGGCTTACAGAGCGTCACCGACGCGGTTGCAGTACACGCAGTAGGGTTCGCGAATCCCCCAGATGCCGACTGTTGCCAGAAGTCAGACGGCGTTGAGACGCATTTTGAGAACCGCAGTTTCTACTTTAAGAACACGCTTCAGGATTACCGCGCAATAACGGAAGCAAACGGGGATACCCGCCCGCTTTGGATCACTAAGTTTGGCTGGGGAACGAGCGAAGATACGGATACCCCGGGCGAGGGCTTCGTGTATGTGTCCTATAACAGCCTTGTCGAACAGGCGACTTATATTCCCGGCGCATTCAGCCTTGCACAGCAGCTAGGATTTGTCGGTCCAATGTTCCTGTACAACTTCAATGGCTGTCAATTCAGTGTCGCGCGCCCGGAGGAATGCTATTTCAGCCTACTCGGTCCAAGTGGCGCACCGCGCGCCTCGTTCAACACACTTCGAGCCATGCGATAG
- a CDS encoding serine/threonine protein kinase, with protein MSAETVLNDRYVLVAQQGSGGMAVIYRATDRLLMRTVAIKILRPSMTSNPEFIDKFQAEARNIANLSHPNIVTVHDVGRYAGPKGETHYMVMEFIEGSDLKRIIRETNQMNADKGLALDLALHFAISICAGIGFAHRAGIVHADVKPQNVLITNDQRMVKVTDFGIARAMSETQPGAREDVVWGSPHYFSPEQAKGEKPSPASDVYSIGIVLFEMLTGHLPFTGGSQQELALAHVKEEPPLVSTLTTDVPDQLVRIVRKAMDKNPGARYRDADQLLQLLVSFRDQLRLAGSHSRPIAPPPGISQAGAPQSTMPSQPINRPPDPRPIIPPPGGAQPSMPQYPVQPGRPFSGATPPPMPIRPSMPPQQSGSGVMTQRFNAAPEAPNAPAPMQNTPSVRPQVQRMMQPVSTLTPPPQPPVDPSFYNSRSMRPLPQAIEPRPLFDSVTIALVVIAAIAVVCLIPLFLAALNARAG; from the coding sequence ATGTCAGCTGAAACCGTTCTGAACGATCGTTATGTGTTGGTTGCGCAGCAAGGCTCAGGCGGCATGGCCGTCATTTATCGCGCCACTGACCGGCTCTTGATGCGAACGGTTGCAATCAAGATTCTGCGTCCGAGCATGACCTCAAACCCGGAATTCATTGATAAATTTCAGGCTGAGGCACGCAATATTGCGAATCTGTCACATCCCAATATTGTTACCGTGCATGATGTCGGGCGATACGCAGGCCCAAAAGGCGAAACGCACTATATGGTTATGGAGTTCATCGAAGGCTCCGACCTGAAGCGTATTATTCGCGAGACCAACCAGATGAATGCCGACAAGGGACTGGCGCTTGACCTCGCGCTGCACTTTGCTATCAGCATTTGCGCGGGGATCGGATTTGCGCACCGCGCTGGCATCGTCCACGCCGATGTTAAGCCCCAGAACGTTCTGATCACCAATGACCAGCGTATGGTTAAGGTCACCGATTTTGGTATTGCGCGGGCTATGAGCGAAACACAGCCAGGTGCTCGTGAGGATGTTGTCTGGGGGAGCCCGCACTATTTTTCACCTGAGCAGGCCAAAGGCGAAAAACCAAGCCCTGCGTCGGACGTATATTCGATCGGAATTGTTCTCTTTGAGATGCTTACGGGGCACCTGCCGTTCACAGGCGGAAGCCAGCAGGAACTCGCGCTCGCACATGTCAAAGAAGAACCGCCGTTGGTCTCTACTCTGACAACGGATGTCCCTGATCAACTCGTACGTATCGTGCGTAAGGCTATGGACAAGAACCCTGGCGCACGCTATCGCGACGCCGACCAACTTCTTCAGTTGTTGGTTTCCTTCCGCGATCAGCTGCGGCTCGCCGGTTCACATTCCCGCCCGATCGCCCCGCCTCCCGGCATTTCGCAGGCAGGTGCGCCGCAGTCCACGATGCCTTCGCAACCGATTAACAGGCCGCCTGATCCGCGTCCGATTATTCCGCCGCCCGGGGGCGCTCAGCCTTCGATGCCGCAATACCCTGTTCAACCAGGGAGGCCGTTTTCTGGTGCAACCCCTCCGCCTATGCCGATACGTCCATCAATGCCGCCGCAGCAGAGCGGCTCAGGCGTGATGACGCAGCGGTTTAATGCCGCGCCAGAAGCGCCGAATGCGCCAGCACCCATGCAGAACACCCCCAGTGTGCGTCCGCAGGTGCAGCGCATGATGCAGCCAGTTTCGACGTTAACACCGCCGCCACAGCCGCCGGTTGATCCAAGCTTCTACAACTCGCGTTCGATGCGGCCGCTTCCCCAGGCAATCGAGCCGCGACCACTTTTCGACTCTGTTACGATCGCTCTGGTCGTAATTGCTGCAATAGCAGTCGTTTGCCTCATCCCGCTGTTCCTGGCGGCGCTCAATGCTCGCGCCGGTTAA
- a CDS encoding deoxyguanosinetriphosphate triphosphohydrolase → MIITREQLEAHEAQRLAPYALLSRSSRGRIHTEDEPAYRTAFQRDRDRVVHSAAFRRLEYKTQVFVNDAGDYYRTRLTHTLEVAQIGRTIARALGANEDLVEIICLVHDLGHPPFGHSGEDTLNRMMKGHGGFNHNVQSFRVVTQLEERYPEWRGLNLTLEALEGIIKHESSYDLSGLMNLDPTTRGSLEAQIANIVDELTYSTHDLDDGLLSGLIVPEMLNELDIWRELVSRVKWDGTRLDEVTRHRIIREQIGLLVDDLLTTTSARLDELDPSSPDDIMTSSENVVQFSSKISRYSVELKRFLYANMYYSPQVITVARRSDRIIEGLYKSYLAEPRQLPKAWQSRIDHDGVHRVITDHIACLTDRSAAEEYRRMYDALTHS, encoded by the coding sequence ATGATCATCACCCGCGAACAATTGGAAGCGCATGAGGCGCAGCGCCTTGCACCGTATGCCCTCCTGAGTCGCAGCAGCCGTGGGCGGATCCATACCGAGGACGAGCCGGCCTACCGAACTGCGTTCCAGCGTGACCGGGACCGTGTTGTTCATAGTGCAGCTTTCCGCAGGCTGGAATACAAGACACAGGTTTTCGTCAACGACGCGGGAGACTACTACCGTACCCGCCTGACGCATACCCTTGAGGTAGCGCAAATCGGACGAACCATAGCTCGCGCGCTTGGCGCAAACGAAGACCTTGTTGAGATTATCTGCCTGGTACATGATCTGGGGCATCCCCCATTTGGTCATTCCGGCGAAGACACGTTGAATCGGATGATGAAGGGACACGGCGGCTTCAATCACAATGTACAGAGTTTTCGGGTGGTGACGCAGCTTGAGGAGCGTTATCCCGAGTGGCGTGGGCTCAATCTCACGCTTGAGGCCCTCGAAGGGATCATCAAACACGAATCCTCTTACGACCTGAGCGGCTTAATGAACCTGGATCCGACAACCCGAGGCAGCCTTGAAGCCCAAATCGCCAATATTGTCGATGAACTGACTTACAGTACGCACGACCTTGATGACGGCCTGCTGTCCGGGCTGATCGTTCCAGAGATGCTGAATGAACTGGACATCTGGCGCGAGCTGGTAAGCCGGGTGAAGTGGGATGGGACACGGCTCGACGAAGTTACACGGCACAGGATTATCCGCGAACAGATAGGCCTGTTGGTCGACGATCTCCTGACAACCACAAGCGCGCGCCTAGATGAACTTGATCCGAGTTCGCCGGACGACATCATGACCTCTTCAGAGAATGTCGTGCAGTTTAGTTCCAAGATCAGCCGCTACAGTGTCGAGCTCAAACGCTTCTTATACGCCAACATGTATTACAGTCCGCAGGTCATCACTGTGGCACGCCGTTCAGACCGCATAATTGAGGGTTTATATAAGAGCTATCTGGCAGAACCGCGACAGCTCCCTAAGGCATGGCAGTCTCGTATCGATCACGACGGCGTACACCGGGTAATCACCGATCACATTGCCTGCCTGACTGATCGAAGCGCCGCGGAGGAGTACCGTCGGATGTACGATGCGTTGACGCACTCATAA
- the murA gene encoding UDP-N-acetylglucosamine 1-carboxyvinyltransferase: protein MEQFIIEGGVPLKGTVKPGGNKNAILKMLPACLLTDEPVTLRNVPDILDVRVSIEIMQKLGCDIEWLSEDSLRVHAKNITSSMLDENLATRIRTSFVFAGPMLARMGRLSVPMPGGDVIGERRLDTHVHALRKLGAEVRFERGMFSIQASRLVGTAILLNEASVTATENALLAAVTASGTTVINNAASEPHVQNLCQMLIAMGAQIDGVGSNRLTIQGVEKLHGCEATVGADYMEVGSWIGAAVLTGGDLRITQADPQVLGMVELVFARLGVEWTVEGQDIVVPTSQRLTIEPDLGNRIPVIKAQPWPAFPADLMSIALVVATQSKGAVMFHDWMFESRLFFTDKLVQMGARIMLCDPHRVLVQGPTALRAVPLVTSPDIRAGMSILCAALAAPGTTRIANVRQIDRGYERVEQKLRSLGARIERVTVDDHQTQEVRAVMP from the coding sequence ATGGAGCAGTTCATCATCGAGGGCGGGGTGCCACTGAAGGGTACCGTCAAGCCCGGTGGCAACAAAAATGCGATTCTGAAGATGTTACCTGCGTGTCTGCTGACAGACGAACCGGTGACGCTTAGAAACGTCCCGGACATTCTTGATGTGCGGGTATCGATTGAAATCATGCAGAAGCTGGGCTGTGATATCGAATGGCTGTCGGAGGACAGTCTGCGCGTCCATGCCAAAAACATCACGAGTAGCATGCTTGATGAGAACCTTGCCACCCGTATCCGTACGAGTTTTGTGTTTGCAGGTCCAATGCTCGCGCGGATGGGTCGGCTTTCAGTGCCGATGCCTGGGGGCGACGTCATAGGTGAGCGCCGCCTTGACACCCATGTACATGCCCTTCGTAAACTCGGTGCGGAAGTCCGTTTTGAGCGCGGGATGTTCTCAATACAGGCTTCCCGGTTGGTTGGCACGGCCATTTTGCTCAACGAAGCCAGCGTGACGGCCACCGAAAATGCCTTGTTGGCGGCGGTTACGGCGTCCGGTACCACCGTTATCAACAACGCGGCAAGTGAGCCTCATGTACAGAATCTGTGTCAGATGCTCATCGCAATGGGGGCACAGATCGATGGCGTCGGCTCGAATCGGCTGACAATACAGGGGGTCGAAAAACTGCACGGTTGTGAGGCCACAGTCGGCGCGGACTACATGGAAGTGGGGAGTTGGATCGGTGCGGCGGTTTTGACCGGTGGCGACCTGCGCATTACACAAGCCGATCCGCAGGTACTCGGCATGGTCGAGTTAGTGTTTGCACGGCTCGGAGTGGAATGGACGGTCGAGGGGCAAGACATCGTCGTGCCGACATCCCAGCGTCTGACGATCGAGCCGGATCTTGGGAACCGTATCCCGGTAATCAAGGCCCAGCCGTGGCCCGCATTTCCCGCTGATTTGATGAGCATAGCGCTGGTCGTTGCCACCCAGAGCAAAGGCGCGGTGATGTTCCACGACTGGATGTTCGAAAGCCGCTTGTTCTTTACCGACAAGCTTGTCCAGATGGGCGCACGAATCATGTTGTGTGATCCGCACCGTGTTCTCGTCCAGGGTCCCACCGCACTGAGGGCGGTCCCTTTGGTGACAAGTCCAGACATTCGCGCAGGGATGTCAATCCTCTGTGCAGCACTCGCGGCCCCGGGCACAACCCGGATCGCAAATGTACGGCAGATTGACCGGGGATATGAACGCGTGGAGCAGAAGCTCCGGTCGCTTGGCGCTCGTATAGAGCGGGTCACCGTTGATGATCACCAAACCCAGGAGGTACGCGCCGTAATGCCGTAA